The following is a genomic window from Nitrospira sp..
AGGGGCGATCCGGATGTTTTGGATGATGGAGCATCCAAGCTCGACAGAAATGCAGGAGACCGGCCCAATCGCCCCTATCCGCCATCGTCTGGACAAGCAGATGCAGCGCTTCCTGTTCGAAGCGGCCCTCCGGATATTCCAAGCGATAGCGCTCCAGCACCTTTCTGGCCGCCGCCGTGTCGCGTTGCGAGAGATAGACTTTCGCCAAGCCAAGGAGGGCCTGTTCAGTGCCCTGAATGCGCTTGCTTCCTTTGGCCATGAGTTGATAGAGGCGGCCGGCTTCCGTCGTAAACCCGAGGCGGTCGTGCGCGTCGGCAATGTCGAGCAAGAGCGGAGAGGACAGATAGTACCGTTCTGCGGCAGGCCCATGCCGGTGAAACAGCGTCGTCAGGGTGACATCGTCATGCGATTTGACGGCGGCCTCCATCCAGGGACGCAGGATCGCGGCCAGCCGCTCGCCGGCTTTAGCTGGCCAGGGATCGTCCGGCCCTCCGCTGGTGCGGTCTGCCACCAATTTATAGGCAATCAGCGCTGGCGCAATCTCTTCCGATTGTTCCAGATGCGCGGCCACTTGATACAAGGCCTCGCTCCCGATCGCATCCTGATCATGCTGCGCGGCAATCGCCTGCATCTGTTTCAGATAGTCTTCCAGGCTCTGATTCGGCGAGGGATCGTCATAGATAAGTCCCGCAACGCTTGGAGGCGCAGGATTGTTCTCGGCGGCGACTTTCTGCTCCACTCTAAGCGTCGCCAGGCGCACCGCCGCCAGCACTGCTTGGGAACTGTCTTTGTAGTGCGCCGCAATAAATCCATACAACAATTCCGCGCTGGGCAGGTATTTCGAGGCTTGCAGACTATCGGCCAGCCGCAACAGCATGGCCGATGCCTCTTGGTGCGCAGGGTACAAATTGTAGAACTGGAGCAACAAACCCCGGCCGATCACCTCATGGCGCAAATCCAGTTGAATCAAGGCATACCGTCCCAGCGCAAGCGGATTCATTCGCAAAAACTTCGGCCAGCGCCGATAGGCCAAGTCGTACATCGTCGATGCATCCTGAGCCCGGCGCTGCTGAAAGAAGGAGGAGGCGAGACCGATGGTGGCGTGCAATAAAATTTGATCGTGCTGGCTTCGCTTCCGCAAATCCTCGAATGTCAGCTCCGCATCCCGCCATTTCTCCAAGGCCAGCGCGGTATAGCCGAGACCGAGCAACGCCCGCTCCCCGTCCGGCGATTGCGCATTATGCGATAGCGCTCGTTCGTAGAGAGATTGCGCTTCCTGATGCCATCCTTGCGAGAGATACACATCGGCCATGCGCCACTCGGCGCGTTTCGCGTTTACTGATTGCGGATAATCCCGCAGCAGCGTCTTGTATCGATCGAGTGCTTCCAACCGGCTGCTGTTTTCCGTGTTTTCTCTCAAGGCGGTCTCGGCGAGAAAGGTCATCGCCGTGGGAGTCAGCGCGCTTTCCGGTTGCTGACCAATCACTTTTTCAAAAAACCGGCGCGCCTGAGACCACTCTCCCTTGCCATAGGCGTTCATGCCTTCCTGCAAGGCCAGCGCGTCCATGCCTTGCGACTGCCCTTCAAGCCGCGGTCCGTCATCCGGCAAGGTCGAGAGTGCGAGTCCCTTCGAATCGGACGCATGCGCCGGAGAAGAAGGCGCCGAGGCCGTCGCTGACTCAGCATGCACCAGCGCGAAATCTCCGAGCGCCATTGGCCGCAGGCACAGCCAGGCAAAGAGCAAAAGGGTCAGTTGTGTCCAAGATCGGTGTGATGAGTACACGGCAAGGCTACCTCAGCAAAGAGTATGCCTTTAGCCTCACGATGCGGATTCGTTTGAGTATCGGGAAGAAACTGGAAGGAGGTCAGCAGATCAGATCAATCGGCCGTCAAATCGGCCGACAAGGATTTTTGAGGATCGTCAACGATTTGACGGCATCAGACACACTAATTCGACAACGCATCGACACGGGGTTTCGAGTCTATTCCGCGTCGCTTCAACTTCTCGACAAGGGTGGTGCGATTGACGTGGAGCAGCTGCGCCGCTCGCGCGGTCACGCCATTCGCCTTGCGCATGGCTTCTCCGATCAACTGATTTTCATACTGCTCCACTTCATTGGAGAGATGAATCCCCTCTTCGGTAAAGCGGATAAACTGTTCCTTCAGCTCTGGCTGACCCACCGTTTTCCTGTGCAGCTTCTCGGGCAAATCGGCAAGGGTCAAGAGCCCCTGCTTCTTCAGCACGACCAGGCGCTCGATCATGTTTTCCAACTCGCGGATATTTCCAGGCCACTGAAAATCCATTAGCAGTTCCAGCGCATCAGGGGCAAACCCCTCGATAGCAGTTCGCTTCATATGATTGAATCGATTCAGGAAATGCTCAATCAGCAAGGGAATATCGCTTTGCCGGTCGCGCAACGGCGGCGTGACGATCGGGATCACATTCAAGCGATAGTAGAGGTCTTGCCGGAAGCGTTTTTCCTCAACCAGCTTCTCAAGGTCCTGATTGGTTGCGGCAACAATCCGCACATCGACCTGAATGGTCCGGCTGCCCCCCACCCGCTCAAATGAGCGCTCTTGGATGACGCGCAGAAGTTTTACCTGCAACGAGAGACTCATTTCGCCGACTTCGTCGAGAAAAATCGTTCCGCCATTGGCAAGCTCGAACCGGCCCATGCGCGTCTGAGCCGCGCCGGTGAAGGCGCCCTTTTCATGCCCGAACAGTTCAGATTCAAGCAGCGTTTCCGGAATGGCCCCGCAGTTAACCGGCACCATTGGCCGATCTTTTCGAGAACTATTGAAGTGGAGCATGCGCGCCACCAATTCTTTTCCGGTGCCGCTTTCTCCCTGAATCAAGACCGTGCTGTCGCTGTCGGCGACTTTTTGCACGAAATCCAAGACTTGCTGCATCGGTTCGCTGACGCCAATCAACTGCTCAAGACGGTACTGCTCGCGCACGGCTTTCCGAAGCAGATGATTCTCCTGGCGAAGGCGTTGAAACTCGATCGCCTTTTTCACCACCACCACGACGGTATCGGGGTCGAACGGCTTCGTCACGAAATCGAATGCGCCGGCTTTCATCGCCTGGACCGCGCATTCGACCGTCCCAAACCCGGTCATGACGATGGGGATAATCTTGGAATCGATCCTGGTCACACGCTCGATCACTTCGATGCCGTTAAAATCCGGCAGCTGAAAATCCGTGACCAAAATCTGAACGGGATGCTCTTTGACGACTTGTATGCCCGTTGTCGCATCGGCGGCAACGGAGACGGTATAGCCTTCCGAAGACAGCGTCTCATGCAGTACATCACGCACTGCTTGGTCGTCATCGATAACGAGAATATGGAGAGGAGGCATTAGATTGTTATTCCCAAATGATATATAAAAATATGGCGCATAGGATAAAGATCCCGCCGCATCAATGCAAGCACAACGATCACGCTCACGCCGGGTGGTCGGCTGGGCCATGGGTCAGCAGTTAAGCCGAGCAAGCCATCATGATGGCGCTGGTGCGTAATTCGGCTAACCTTGCTCACCCATTCCGATTCATGACGATCACCCTTTCCGGTACAGCATGACCCGTCGTTTTGGTGGTCATGATCACCGTCGTCCGGCAAGCCTGACCACTGGCAGACCTTTTAACTAGCTGTCCTTTCTCCTGGTTAAGCGAGTTGGTGAACT
Proteins encoded in this region:
- a CDS encoding Tetratricopeptide repeat protein (MaGe:77308398); protein product: MYSSHRSWTQLTLLLFAWLCLRPMALGDFALVHAESATASAPSSPAHASDSKGLALSTLPDDGPRLEGQSQGMDALALQEGMNAYGKGEWSQARRFFEKVIGQQPESALTPTAMTFLAETALRENTENSSRLEALDRYKTLLRDYPQSVNAKRAEWRMADVYLSQGWHQEAQSLYERALSHNAQSPDGERALLGLGYTALALEKWRDAELTFEDLRKRSQHDQILLHATIGLASSFFQQRRAQDASTMYDLAYRRWPKFLRMNPLALGRYALIQLDLRHEVIGRGLLLQFYNLYPAHQEASAMLLRLADSLQASKYLPSAELLYGFIAAHYKDSSQAVLAAVRLATLRVEQKVAAENNPAPPSVAGLIYDDPSPNQSLEDYLKQMQAIAAQHDQDAIGSEALYQVAAHLEQSEEIAPALIAYKLVADRTSGGPDDPWPAKAGERLAAILRPWMEAAVKSHDDVTLTTLFHRHGPAAERYYLSSPLLLDIADAHDRLGFTTEAGRLYQLMAKGSKRIQGTEQALLGLAKVYLSQRDTAAARKVLERYRLEYPEGRFEQEALHLLVQTMADRGDWAGLLHFCRAWMLHHPKHPDRPWMYQQMASVFLRLNKPEEAVIATEEAFKAGAPKTTAALLAYADLLAQMKRHREAIDVYHTVIEKKPDRDQLQWARLQIVRGWQALKEHDRATVALAELGQGGDALMSRFSSSFHESIKQERQLPQEGL